GATACAGGTCCTCCCCTCCAAAACTCTGGTATATAGCGCCAATACTACCTTTGAAAGAATCATCTTTCTCATTGCCAAACAAAGAACTGCTGTAGCCGAACTTCATCTCATCAATAACTTTCCTACATTCTTCATATGTCAGGACATAGGTTGCCTCATTCCCTTTTGGACGTGCCATATTCTGATGATCGTATGCGTCCAGCAGATCCAGAGCCTGGCTATAACACTCTACCACCGTCAGTACCTGTTTGGTATCCAGGCTGTTTTCTACCCGTTTCATAACCCGTATGACCTCGTTTAGCTGATTCATACGGTTATGGTTCACAGCGTAGCCCTTGATTATGTATTCCTTCAGTACGGAATTGGCCCATCGTCGGAATTCAACGCCCCGTTTCGATTTCACCCGGTATCCAACAGAAATGATAACATCTAGTGTATAAAACGGTACTAATTGCTTAACTCCGTCAACACGCATTTTTTGCGTGTTGTTCTCCCGATCAACTTCACTTTCTGTAAATACATTATTAATATGCTTTCTAATCGTTTTCTCGTCTCGCTCAAACAACACTGCCATTTGATTAGCGCTGAGCCATACAGTATCACTTATTACCGAAACCGGAAGCGAAATAATTTTATCCGCTGTCTCAAATATAACAATATCTTTATTATTCATCTTCTATTCCCCCTCCCTCCCACTTTTACTCCCCCACATTGCAGTTGTCTCCGCTGTTTCCGGCAATTCTAGAATCCTTCCTCCCTGCGCATCATCCGCACTTCTCTGCGCTTCTTCGCCTTCTCCCACTCTTCCTGCTCCTCCTTGGTCTCCAGCTCCAGCCGGGGCACCGGGGTCGGCTTATCGTTGTCGTCCAGGGCCACCATAGTGAAAAAAGCGTGGTTGATGGGCGTCTTCACTCCGTCGATATCTTCCACATAACTATCCACCTTTACTTCCATGGACGTATTCCCCACATAAGTCACTTTGCCGATGATCACGATCACATCCCGCTGATACGCCCCCCGCAGGAACCGCAAATTGTCCACGGAAGCGGTGGTCACGTTTTTGTGGGTATGGCGCTTTCCCACCACGCCTGCCACCTCGTCGATCCACTGCATCAGGACGCCGCCGAAGAGACGCCCCGCTGCGTTCAGATGGTTGGGCCTTACGATATGCACGGTCTGCACGACTGATTCCGATACTTTTCTGCTTGTCACTGTCATTTGCTCCACCTCACTCTATAGTTTCCGGCAAGTTCCCGGTAAAATCCCATGGTTTCTTCATCCTCGCAGAAGATGGGGAACTGAAGGCCATAATTTCCCCAGATCAGCACCTTCCTGCGGCCGCCGTAGAAGCTGGAGAACAGCCACTCCGACGCCGTGATCTCAAAGAGAAGGTCCAGCACCTCCCCGGAGACGGGAAAATAGATCTCCCCTGCCTCTGCATCCAGGGTCTCAAGCGTCCGTCTCTGATCCGGCGAGAGTCCTGCCAGGAATGCTTCCTTCTGCTCTTTTCCCAGAACCGGATAATAAAAATCCCCGTACATGGCGCCCTGGTTCTGACGCTCCACCTCTCTGAGGAACTCTCTCATATCCTCTCTTGTCTGCGCAGACAAGATCCCGCCTTCGTATTTCCCAAAGGCCTCCTGCACCGTGTCCGCATACAGGTATCCTGCCTTTTGCAGCGCCGCCCTGGTGATGGGTCTGATCCTGGTCTCTGACATGGTTTTCCCTCCCTGTCTTCCAAAAAACTTTGCCGGTATCTTCCGGTTCTATCTTACCATACCGGAAGGGATAAGTCTATTTTCCCACAGATCTTAAGATTTATTGTAGAAATCTCGGGTTTTCCATGGTATCCTAGTTATGGAAAGGACGGGACTTTTTATGAGAAATATCAAACTGACCATAGAATACGACGGCAGCCGCTATCAGGGCTGGAGCCGTCTTGGAAAAAATGAATCCAACAACACCATCTCCAACAAGCTGCAGGAGGTGTTGCGGAAAATGACCGGGGAGTTCCTGATCGAACTGTACTGCGGCTGCCGGACAGAAGCCGGCGTCCACGCTTACGCCCAGGTGGTGAATTTCAAGACCGAGTGCACCATGGATACAGAGGAGATCAAGCATTACCTCAACCGCTACCTCCCCATGGATATAGCCATCACTGAAGTGGATGAGGTGCCGGAGCGGTTCCACGCCCAGCTGGGTGTGATCTCCCAGACTTACATCTACCGGATGACCATCACCGACGTACCCAGCGTCTTCGACCGCAAGCATACCTTCCACTGCTTCAAGGTGCCGGACAAGAAGGCCATGCAGCAGGCGGCCATGCTTCTTATCGGAACCCATGATTTCCGGAATTTTGCCGCCTCCAAGTCAGACAAGTCCACAGTCCGGGAGATCCAGGACATCGATATCTACGGAGACGATGAGGAAATGCAGATCCTGATCTGCGCAGACAGCTTCCTTCACAACATGGCGCGGATGATCATCGGCACCTTGCTGGATATCGGATTCGGAAGCCGCAGAAAAGAAGAGATCGAAGAGATTTTTGAGGGGAACAGCGCCGCAAGCGCACCCTGCGATCCCAAGGGATTATATTTACAGGAGGTCCGCTACTAGCGGGCCTCCTGCTTTTCTTCTCGCAGCTTTTCCATGATGGCCGCCAGTTTCTCCGGCGGCCGGCCAAAACCGTATCTTTGATAGAATTCCTGGGCGTCTGAGGTGTGCAGAACTCCGTGGAGTCCTTCCATGTCTTCCATCACCTGATCCATCAGCATGGTTCCCAGTCCCTGATGACGGTATGCCTCATCGATGATCACATCCATAAGATAGAAGGTGGTGGTGTGATCCGTGATCACCCTTGCGTATCCCACCATATAGTCCTGTTCATCATAGACCCCGTAGCACAAAGAATGCTCCATGGCTCCCCGGATCATTTCCCGGGAACGATCTTTGGCCCAGTAAGACTGGCCCATCAGCGCCACCACCCGCTCCAGACTCAGTTTCTTCCGGTCTTTGCTTACATAGAAGCCCTTCCGGGGCGCTTCTTTCCTTCCTTCTTGCCGGATCTTCTCCCGGGTCTCCTGGCGCACCGCCTCCCGGAAGCTCTGAAGCTCCGGGACTTCTTTGGCCTCTTTCTCGCCGTGGGTCAGCTGCAGGTCATATTCCAGGGGCAGCCAGGTGGCGATATCCGCCTCATTGTGCTGGATCACCGCTTCCATCTTGTCCAGGGCCCTGGCGATCTTCCCCTCAGGCGTCTCTCCCTTTTCAAATTCCGAAAGTCTCTCCAGGAATTCCCGGCCTTTTTCTTCCGGCAGGATCTCTGCCAGGCGCTTTACTGCCCTTTCTTCTTCCCTTTCATGAACCGCTTCCTTCTCAAAGCAGGGCACGTCTCCGGTGACCGCCTCCCCCAGGTCGTGGAGCAGGCAAAGCTCCAGCAGCCGTTCCAGATCGATCTGAGGAAATTCCTCCTTCAGAAGCCAGGCCGCAAGGCCAAGCCGCCAGGAATGTTCCGCCACACTCTCCCGCCGCCCGGAGGAGGTCCAGGAGTGGCGCAGCGCACATTTCAGCTGCTCCGCCTTATGCAGAAATTCCAGGAACCATTCTTCCTTTTTCCCGTGTTCTTCCATCATCTGCTACCCTTCCAGGATCTTCACGAAGAACCGGCGGTTCCTGGGCCCGTCGAACTCGCAGAAATACACATCCTGCCAGATGCCTAAGATCAGCTGTCCGTTTTCCAGAATCAGGGTCTGGGAAGGCCCCACACAGGTGGTCTTCAGATGGGCGTGGGAATTTCCTTCCATATGCTGATAGTAGGGCCTGCGGGTGGGGAAGGTCTCCTCCAGTCCGCAGAGCATGTCGTGGACCACATCCGGGTCCGCATTCTCATTGATGGTAAATCCTGCTGTAGTGTGCGGGGAATACACCACCACGATCCCGTCTTTTACGCCGCTTTTTTCCACGTCTTTGCGGATCATCCCGGTCACCTTGGTCATTTGCTGGGAAGTCCCCGTGGCGATTTGGTGTTCAAATAAATGCATTTTTATCCCTCCAGATATTTCATCAGTTCATCGTATTGTTTCTTCATCAGACGGTAGCCGTGCTCGTAGAAATGCATCAGCGCGTCATAATTTTTCTCCAATCGTGACACCGTGGGGATCAAAGGCCGCAGTACGAAGATCTTCCCCTCCTCCTCCAGCTTCTCGATCAGGTTCATCTGCCGGTTGTAGATATAATTTCGCTGGATGGTCACCGACACCAG
This window of the Massilistercora timonensis genome carries:
- the rhuM gene encoding Fic family protein, producing MNNKDIVIFETADKIISLPVSVISDTVWLSANQMAVLFERDEKTIRKHINNVFTESEVDRENNTQKMRVDGVKQLVPFYTLDVIISVGYRVKSKRGVEFRRWANSVLKEYIIKGYAVNHNRMNQLNEVIRVMKRVENSLDTKQVLTVVECYSQALDLLDAYDHQNMARPKGNEATYVLTYEECRKVIDEMKFGYSSSLFGNEKDDSFKGSIGAIYQSFGGEDLYPTLEEKAANLLYFVTKNHSFSDGNKRIAATMFLYFLDKNEKLFKNGEKTIDDHTLVALTIMIAESNPEEKEMMISVIMNCIS
- a CDS encoding acyl-CoA thioesterase, yielding MTVTSRKVSESVVQTVHIVRPNHLNAAGRLFGGVLMQWIDEVAGVVGKRHTHKNVTTASVDNLRFLRGAYQRDVIVIIGKVTYVGNTSMEVKVDSYVEDIDGVKTPINHAFFTMVALDDNDKPTPVPRLELETKEEQEEWEKAKKRREVRMMRREEGF
- the truA gene encoding tRNA pseudouridine(38-40) synthase TruA; this encodes MRNIKLTIEYDGSRYQGWSRLGKNESNNTISNKLQEVLRKMTGEFLIELYCGCRTEAGVHAYAQVVNFKTECTMDTEEIKHYLNRYLPMDIAITEVDEVPERFHAQLGVISQTYIYRMTITDVPSVFDRKHTFHCFKVPDKKAMQQAAMLLIGTHDFRNFAASKSDKSTVREIQDIDIYGDDEEMQILICADSFLHNMARMIIGTLLDIGFGSRRKEEIEEIFEGNSAASAPCDPKGLYLQEVRY
- a CDS encoding GNAT family N-acetyltransferase; the encoded protein is MMEEHGKKEEWFLEFLHKAEQLKCALRHSWTSSGRRESVAEHSWRLGLAAWLLKEEFPQIDLERLLELCLLHDLGEAVTGDVPCFEKEAVHEREEERAVKRLAEILPEEKGREFLERLSEFEKGETPEGKIARALDKMEAVIQHNEADIATWLPLEYDLQLTHGEKEAKEVPELQSFREAVRQETREKIRQEGRKEAPRKGFYVSKDRKKLSLERVVALMGQSYWAKDRSREMIRGAMEHSLCYGVYDEQDYMVGYARVITDHTTTFYLMDVIIDEAYRHQGLGTMLMDQVMEDMEGLHGVLHTSDAQEFYQRYGFGRPPEKLAAIMEKLREEKQEAR
- a CDS encoding secondary thiamine-phosphate synthase enzyme YjbQ, giving the protein MHLFEHQIATGTSQQMTKVTGMIRKDVEKSGVKDGIVVVYSPHTTAGFTINENADPDVVHDMLCGLEETFPTRRPYYQHMEGNSHAHLKTTCVGPSQTLILENGQLILGIWQDVYFCEFDGPRNRRFFVKILEG